The sequence TATTTTCGCATTGTTCTGGATCTAAAGATTGTTCATAAGATAGGATTTCATTTAGTATTATCAAATGATCTACACTGCAAGAATCACCAAAAAAAGCAATCATTAGAACAACAAATAACATAGCAAATAGAATTAATGTTAAGTTTTTTAGTCTAGTTTTTTGAAATATCAATTTCCATGTTGGAAACATTACGTTGCTTTCCATCTTGTGAAGTTAAAGAATCAGATGAAATTCTAACATCACTAATTACATAACCAACTGAATCCATTCGTTTTACAATCATTTGTGAAACATCAACAGCCTGTGTAATTCGTTTGCCTCTTGCTTTGATAGTTACAGTAGGTCTAGTTGAAAGTTGGGTTAATGTTGCAGAAACATAAGTCATAATTGGTTTTGTACCAATAAAAATTACATCACGTTCCTCTGTACTGTGAGGAGAATCTGAAAAGTGTTTAGGGTTAGGGGTTTTATGTTCAGTATCATTTGATTTAGATTTGTCATCTGGTGTTGGTTCAGGTTCTGGTGTTGGTTCAGGTTCTGGTGTTGGTTCAGGTTCTGGTGTTGGTTCAGGTTCTGGTGTTGGTTCAGGTTCTGGTGT comes from Nitrosopumilus oxyclinae and encodes:
- a CDS encoding DNA-binding protein → MSSNKKSKDAEDILSEFGSRVKSEPEPTPEPEPTPEPEPTPEPEPTPEPEPTPEPEPTPEPEPTPEPEPTPEPEPTPEPEPTPEPEPTPEPEPTPEPEPTPEPEPTPEPEPTPEPEPTPEPEPTPEPEPTPEPEPTPEPEPTPDDKSKSNDTEHKTPNPKHFSDSPHSTEERDVIFIGTKPIMTYVSATLTQLSTRPTVTIKARGKRITQAVDVSQMIVKRMDSVGYVISDVRISSDSLTSQDGKQRNVSNMEIDISKN